In Desulfolutivibrio sulfodismutans DSM 3696, the genomic stretch CCCAGGGCCTGATCCCGAAGCAGGGCGCACAGCCTGCCCGTCTCCTCGGCGACGGTCATGAAATCCCGGTCCCCCAGGCGTCTGGCCAGGCTTTCCAGGCGGGCCTGCACAATCCCCAGCTCCCCCACCCGGTCCACCAGGATGTCCAACTCCCCGGCCGGAATGGTGATGCTCTCGATGCGCTCCAAGGACTCGTCCCGTAAACGGCGGGGACGCGACCCCTCCCAGGCCGGGGGCGCGGCCTCAGGCCCCGGCCCGGCGGCGTCCTGGCCGGGGGCGTCTTCAGCAGCGGCGGACGGTTCCGGAGTCGCCGGGGACGCCGCCAGGGCCGTAAGCCGGGCCACCTCCCCGGCGGCCTCGGCCGTCGCCTCCCCGGCGTCTTCCAGCAGCTCGCGCACCCGGCGCACCATGGACCGCACCACGTCAAAGGCCCGCAACAGCTCGCCGCCCAGGGCCACGTCCACGGGCCGCGACCCGTCGCGCACCTGGGCCAGCACGCTTTCCACGGCGTGGCACAGTTCGGCCAGGGGGGCCGCGCCCATGGCCGCGGCATCGCCCTTGATGGTGTGGGCCGCCCGGAACACGGCCTCGACCTTGGCCCGGGACTCCTGCGGCGCGGCCTTCTCCAGGTCCAGGACGGCGCTTTCAATGCCTGAAAGCTGCTCCAGGCAGCTTTCCACGAACATGTCGAAAATTTTTTCGTCCACCTCTCCCCCGCGCCGCCCGTGATTCGTCTGGGGCCCCGGCGGACCTGGCCGCTTCTGGTCCACCCCGCATGATCATTCTACGGACACCATCGCGCCCTTGTCAAAAGACGGACGTCGGGCTTGCGCCGGACATGCTCACGATATCACGCATTCTTCCCGATATTTCGACGAATCTGTGCGCAACGCCCCGGGCCAGAAAAGACAACATCCTGAAATCATGCCGCTTTTGTTCTGGCACGAAGCCTGCTTGTTCTTTCGCATCCGGCGATGAGCGTTGCATCGCCAGGCTCCCGGCGGGTGCAATGCCCGCTTCGCAGCGGATCCGTTCGACGAGGGCAAGGACGGATCCGCTGTTTTTACGGTTGCTCCGCAGGACGCGCCCCGCCCCCCGGACCCTCTTTTTCCTCGCGAACATAGGCGTAGAGCGTGGGCTTGCTGATGTGAAACAGTCGGCATATCTCCGCCACCGGCACCCTGCGCTCCCGGTACAGCGCAACCGCCGCGGCCCGCCGGGCGGCGTCCAGCCGCTTGGGACGCCCCCCCAGGCGGCCCCTGGCCCGGGCGGCGGCCAGCCCGGCCATGGTCCGTTCCCGGATCAGCCCGCGTTCAAACTCGGCCAGGGCGGCAAAGACATGAAACACCAGCCGCCCCCCCGGAGAGGCCGTGTCGAGGGATTCCGTCAGGCTGACCAGGGCCGCCCCCCGGGCCTCGATCTCCCGGGCCAGGGCGATGAGATGCGACAG encodes the following:
- a CDS encoding recombinase family protein, yielding MRIGYARVSTADQNLDLQRNALLAAGCQRIVEESGGGAAAVRPGLARLMDMLRQDDAVVVWRLDRLGRSLSHLIALAREIEARGAALVSLTESLDTASPGGRLVFHVFAALAEFERGLIRERTMAGLAAARARGRLGGRPKRLDAARRAAAVALYRERRVPVAEICRLFHISKPTLYAYVREEKEGPGGGARPAEQP